AGCACGATGCCTGGTTCCAGATCAGCATATTGATTCTATTAACATGAAGTCCGTCCAGAAAAATGAAGCATccacaacttttttttacagaaaaatcaGACGTTCATCCATGAAAAGTTAAATGATATTTCAAGTGTCCCGTTGAATTAATCTGAATAAATTATTAGAATAGTTTGGAGTCACAGTAATCTCTCCATTTCTTTCACTTCTGCTAAAAGGGTTAacgaataaaaacaaaacaacgaGATGAATACAAATGACCCTCGTCTTCTGGAGTTTCCTCCACGCTGCACCGTTTATCTAGCCGTGGCAGGACAGACCACATCTTGGATGGGTGGTTTTCATGTGTGACATCACTTTGCTGAGAACATCCACCTATCCATCATGCATTGACACTCACTGCCTCATTGCACATCGTATGCAGGTACACTCACTGTTGGTTAGAAGTCCACAGCAGTACTTGTATAGTCACACTCCATCCATCAGCATAAGGTATTACAGGTACCCTGGAAAGCTCAACACTCAAAAAGTGCTCTGACAACCTCCGCAAAACTTCCCAAACTCTGTTCTGTCATCAGAAGTCAGAGAAGTGACATAAAAGTTATCAGGCGATTGGTCATGTTGATGAGGGTTTGTCATGCTCTCCTGCACAGAGTCTACATGTCCAGTGGCTTCTGTCAGCACCCCCCCCAGCCCACGGTCCGCAGCGCCAACACCGAAGTGTGCTCCTTCACCAAGGACGACAACACTGCCACGGGTGCCGTCGGCCTGCTGACCTATGACCTGTTCCATATGCATAGCCGTGTTTGCTCCGAGCGCGTGGCCATCATGTTCTCTGTGCCCTTTGACCACAACCTGTACAAGAACCGGCTGGCCGTGGGTGTGGTTGAGCAGTCCCGCGCCTGCGACAAGCATCTGTACAACCAGCTGTATGATGGGAAAGACCTCAGTAACTTCGCCCGCTCTGAGACGTGTGGTGGAGGGCTGGAGTATAAAGCTCCGTCCGTCGATCTCAGGGCTTCGATGTCTAGCACCGGCAAAGCCATTGTTAAAGTGGAGCTCCATGATAAAATGGGCCATTAGTTTAGAGGCTGCTGGTGTTTTGCCTTTTTGTACAACAGGATAAATAAACTTCATCTGATTTGACTGTTGTTGCAAGTTGTCATCCAGAGAAACatccagaggagaggaagactgATTTTGctgtcatctgtgttttgtgtctccTGAAACGTATCAATATCTGACAGCCAGCTCATTGATTCTCCATTAGCTTCTTCCTTGGGCTTATGTATATCGTACACTCCCTTTTTCTTTGATTATGGTAATAAAACATTAAGAGCCGATGCTGGTTGCTTTGTGTGGgatatgttttcactgtgtaGCCTATGCTTTCATTATTACTGATGAACAgtaatcattttttaatctcttAGTTGGATCTATTCAGTTCTAATGAGCAGCAACAGATGGAATATCTGcatagatgtttttttaattggcACGATAACTGTATTGTTTTTCGCTGGCTGTGAgactctccatctttctctgaaatgtgtgattttgtgtggtACTTGAAATGCACCACATTAAACAGGAGAAAGAATACGAGTAAAGTAACTCCAGAGATTTCTGTCttaacttgttttttctctgttgcaCAATACCACAAGAATGAGATCCTCAAACCGCCAGACCGTCAGACACTCATGTACTCATGTAGCCACAGTCCCGTAGGAGGAACTGAATGAATGATCCTACCCAACAGGTtggggtggaggaggaaaacTGTAGGAACTGGGGTGTGGCAGGTCTGTCCCACAGGGAAAAGAATATTTGCTCtcctggtgtttttgtgtgggtgGTGTGTTTTGAAAGAGGGTGTGGGCTGTCCAATTGGGATTATGTTGCAAGTGGGAGGGTTTCCTGGGTGATAACATAcatccttgttttttttttttcctaaaaaaaaaaactaccggCACCTCCCTACCAGGTAACTTTTGGTACTCAGGACTTCTTGGAGCTGGGTGCACCGACAGAAGTTCTCAGCAGGTAAGTCACTTAGACCGTTTGGGGGGGAAAGACTTGCATGACGATGTAGATAAGATAATCTGCTAAAAGGCAGCACAGAGGATGGCTCATTAGCTCAGGACTCTAAAAAAGAGTCATAGACTCATAGAGGCATACAGAAGCTTGATGGggcatttgtttgatttgtatCATATCTCTGTTGATAAAAGGGGCCATCATTTTCTCTACTGTTTTCACTTCAACTTCATTATTGAGTGCTACTTAGTGCTGTAATTGAAGAGGTTCACTCTCTTAATGAGGCAAAGAGAGTCTGCAGCTATTCTCTGATTGTTAACAACTGTTCTGAGATCTCGTTAGCCTCTGAAATAGATCATTCATACCCAGTGCCGGTCTGTGTGAAGGTCAATGTAATGTTAATACAGCATGTGAACAAAGCAGAGGTCAGGAggacactttgtgtgtgtttaggtgtggaGGGAATGTGATGTTGTTCAACCcagctggttttttttttacaggaaaatCTCACAGCCGATCCAACATGACGGAGTCGGCCGAAGCTGTAGCAGCCGATGTGACCAGCAAGCGAAGTGTCACCATTGAAATCTCAAATCTCACCAACAACTACTTGTTCATCAACCCCAGGTAAGCCCTCATTTGTGTACCTTCAGgcttgtttgaaatgttttacagagacccccccccaaaaaaaaccaatctgttgtgcctgtgtctgttaGGGTGTACCTTGAAAACGGGGAGACATACAACCCACCGCAGCCCACGGTTTGCTCCCTAAAGACAGAGGTCTGCACTTTCACCAAGTCCAGCGGCAAAGCGACCGGCAGCATCGGCGTGCTGACCTACGACCTCTTTGAGAGGTCGCAGAACGACTACGCTGAGACACTGGCCATCATGTTCTCGGTGCCCTGGGACTACAACCTGTACAAAAACTGGTTTGCAGTGGGCGTCTATAAGAGGGGCCGCAACTGTGATAAGGATTTGTACAAAGAAATGTACTATgagaagaaacaggaagagcaTGGGTTTGTCAGGGAGGAAGCCACTGGGTCAGGAATCAGTTATGTGGGCGACTACCTCGACATCAAGGCCACCATGTGTCCTTTAGGCAACTCCATCATGAAGGTGGAGGTGTGGCCTAGCCTTTTCAAACAAAAGGCCTAGCAGGGGAGGAATTCATCCCTCCACCTGAAGCTTTTACCTGCCAAACTGTTTCTATTCCAGTCAGCACGCATGATTTAACAGATGTATTGTTGCTGACATATGTCTGTATAGCTGGGTATTATACCCTTTGGTAAATCTGCTTAAGATCAGAGTTTAGTTTGTTTATAAATCCAGGCTGCAATAACCCCCCTTTATAGCCGAAGCCTCTGTCTGTTTCAATAGCATCCGATTTTAAAATGGCATCTTTAGAAATGAGAATCAAAGGATGACTCACCGGAGGATGAGGGCACATAGCTTAATAGAACACACTGAGAGCCTGTCTGTATTTACCTTGACACTGGAGTCTCAGGAATAAAATAAACCCTTTGCTGAGGCTATTTTTGTACGTCTGTTGATTGAGTTTAGAAAAGTGTTATAAATAATTGAaattttttaatgcaaaatttcgttttgtgtgcgtgcatatcATCCGAagcacgctgtgtgtgtgtgtgtgtgtgtgtgtgcaccggATTCAGGACTACTTTGAAGTGACATTTAGATTGGAACAGTGGGTGCagggtttttgttgttgttgttgttgttttcttctgtctctcctccatatactgcagacacacacctccctTATGTCGCCCATCATCAAAGCATATCCATCActgacaaatactgtatttacagtACACTGATTTCAAAGACGTTGGTTTAACATGCATCATATTTCTACAGTTTTTGTGATGTAGAAAGTTGACAAAAGTCTTTTCTGTGGTTTCTAGATGTTGTGGTTTTCTGCTGAGATACtgaattgtttttctgtcacttcttcagtaaaaaaagaaagcagctaCTGTGTAATGAGCAGTAAAGACACCAGAGATTGAACAAATCAGCTTTGCAAACACATCCTAAATAATGGGACTACGAACacttaaatgaaaacacagtgtcACTTCTTGGCTACATAAAAACTACTtgtgtaattaaaatgaaatctaGAAGCAGAGGAACATTAAAACCTCCACAGTCAAGCACATATTGTTCAAAACACATTCACTGGTTGGTTTTTTATGAACCAGTAAACCCAAGGACAAAATGAATAGatgcatttgctttttttgtgaTAATGATCTTGGCAGGGACTATGAGACCATGGTAAACTAGACAGGAGTGGATTTAGGTGGAGACCCTATTACTACGACTGCTCAGCATCTCATTACACTAACAAAAAGCTTTAGAATTCTTTAATTGGTGAGAAATGACTATCTTGATTTGTTATCTTTTCATCAAACAGCTTGTCTTGCAGTAATGGCACAACCAATTTTGTGTAGATACAGTCATTAACCTGGGGTTCTGAGGCAGGAGGCAATACTCCAGCTCTTAATCTACATCGCAGGCGAAGTTATCTGGTTCCCCCGATTCTGTTTACAATCTCAATTCTGTTTTCCCGCTAGATTCACGATGCTTTAGCTGCATTAACTCCAGCCACAAAGACTCCCAGATCAAAGGTTTTTGCTCACTGTCACTGTAGCATTTGCATAAAAGCCATACATAATATAGAGGCATAAACTAGGCCTGTTCAGGCTCAATCCCTGAGCATTGTTGGGTAGTGTATTGGAGAAATGACACACGGCCCCTGTAAACAGATGGGGACACTAAGCGGAAACTTTTGTTTGGCGCAGCTTTAAAATGGGGATAAGTTCCCACACACTCCTTTTATATTCTTCCTTTCAGTCTCTCCTCTATGTTTACTATACCTCTGCATAAGTCTTCtttcatgtgttgtgttgtattatttacggtgtgtgtgtgtgtgtgtgtgtgtctgtgtttgtacgtACAGTAAATGTCTTTGCAGGCACACCTGCACATGCAGAGATGGATATTCTACATCAAATGCATTCTTTTGTTCGTTATGTCATTTGAGTTTagaaagtctgaaaaaaaacctttgagAAGGCAAGAGAGGGATTATTCCTCTTAAACAGGAGACAAAAGATGTgtgagaaatgtatttttctgtgtaGATAAACTTAAGGAGCTCAGCGTTTGTGGATTGAAACTGATGCTATTTGCCACTAAATGCgagtgaatgtgtttgtcttgGTAAAAAGCTTCTGTCGAAATCCTTCCAGGATGTTAAGAAGAAAGGGAGGTGGATGAGTGCAGGTGCACCACTGAAGTTAACACGCCGGCAGCTCTTTTCTTGTGATAAAAATCAGCTGATCTCACTGAACCACCACGAGGCTCCAGTTAAACCCACAGCAAGAGGATGAGTGGAagtgaaaaccaaaaacctggAGATCCTGATTTTACCAAAAGAAACTCTTGCATCCTGTTacagtcttttctcactcactctgttttctgtattttaacaACACAAAGGAATGAATTCTTGACTCTTAACTCTTAATGTATTTACTGTGTTGACGTGGTGCTCTGGTTTCCATGCCATGAATAGAAAAAGGTTGACGAGTGAAGTAAACACAGCAGCGTACGTCTCTCCCCTTTATCACCACCATCTGGTACCGAGACTGCACGGTGTCTTGTAAGAAAATGACTGATTCACTTGAATTTTTCAGACTCTCAGCTGAATTATGAGGATCAGCTTTCgaatttgtttgaatttcaaTCATGCCCTTTGCTTCGAGCCTTCAGTGCACCAGacctgtactgtatattgacTCAAACTGGGAGTGTCCAAACAGAGCATTGCATTATTCCCTCTCAGTGACCTGAGGCTTGGGGTGTGAGCTGTGAGCCCCTCCAAAAGCCTGATATAGTCATCAGCAGTGTAATACGTATCTTCTCTCTCAACGTGAACAGAAGTATAATTAAAAGGTGCAATTTTGATGTGGCTTCACCTCCAATCTGCTCTCATAGACTGCCATCTAGAGGCCGTCTCTCATATCGCGTGTGCTCATGGAGCTTAGCACCTTAGGCAAgtctttaaaaaaggaaaaaaaacacagaaatgaccTTGTTGACTCTACATGGATACAACAGGAACAAAATATAAGAAGAAACTGGAAAGGGCTGGTTTTAAGCAGAAAGCGTGTCCTTGTGTCCTTAGAAACGTCAATCTggctgctcctctcctgctaTTCCTGGCTGCAGACAGGTCTGGACGTCCAGCAGGGTCTGGCACTCTCCAATAGTTCAGTCTTAGTCTGTCCTGATGTGCATCAGGCTGGCAACAGGCGCCTGCAGCTCCGTGATCGGACCTCAATAACAGGCCTCAATCTCTGCCAGGTTCCCCTCCAGAGAGGCTGCAAGGGTAAAACAATAAAGTCAGAGATTTTTAAGATAAGCTGgagttgcattttttttcctgcatgtttgttttgtgttttaaagtgtctgTGGGTCGTATTTCACTGCTCATAATTCCCCTGGATGAGACGAGAGGGTCGAGGTCACGTTGTTCCTAGCAGGCTTTGGAAATTGTCTCTTcatgttattttgttattttggacTTTCTCATCCTGCAGAATGACACAGATGTGGATCAAGTAACAATACAGAGAACTTCACTCAAAATGTTCTACTTTTAGAACGTCATTACAAGAAACTCATCTGCCATGatgcttgtttttcttaatgCTTGTAAGGCTGTAAAGTTGATGGACCTTGTCGTTAATATTATCTTTTCAAATGTCAGTTTGCAAAAGTAATTCCTGTCTTATTAAACCTTAAAAATGTTGGTATCTGTCATCACCACTGTGAATGTTAGAATAAGGCTGAGCTACATCGAATGTGAACTACAGATCGGGACTGTACTGTTTGTTAAACTAATAATGCAAAGATCCACAGAATATTACTACTTCAGGCGTctataatcagtatttttatgttaatatgCTTGgagtgatgaacccacagagagttatcacctgactctgcctcctcctccactttcagctcagtgtttccATAATCTGCCCCACAACTTTACTGCTTTGGTTCACTCTCCAGCTCTCGTGGGATTTCTCTTTTCAGCAACAAACAAGCACTAAAAGCTGCGTGCcctgcaccaaacagcagccatAGTTAACGACCAGCTGGTGGatatagtggagcatttagcagctacagagtcagatatttccctcaggagtcaGTGGAGACCAAAGacagagctaaaacagagtCAgtattggatttacattcatcCACAGCTTGTTTCCGCTGCCCTCAAGAGGCAACACATAGTTACTGTAGCTTTATATTATTTATGACCGATGTATTTCCTAGACACAAACCGTGACAAACCCACATCTGTGAGCCCCCGTATGAGGACTCCCCTGTATGAGGACTCCACTCCTGCTGTGGTAAAGagtgcaggtaaaaaaaaactcctAAACTTTTTTGctatttgtttgcattttacatgctcattttgttctctctctctgttgtcacCAGTTTTACGGAAACTCCCAGAGCTGCATCCACTTCCACTTGCATGTGACAAGTGAACCAGAAATGCATCTCTTTCATTTCCTGATTCCAGCTCCCTCTGGTCGTCTCTCAGGTAGGCCAGCTCTTCCTTCAAGCAGCCTGGCTTCAGCCCCAGggtcttggtttttttttttcaggaataAATCTCTCAGGATCCTCATCAAACCAATAAGTTTGACCTTCACAGGTTGCTGTAGCTCTATTTCTGCCTCTTGTCACTCACGTTGTCAGCTGGCAGTGGAACACTGCTCttcctgctttgtgtttctttgagtttattctgactgatggagcggcacttttgatgtcaaacccacTTGAATGTATAGTCATCTGCTGCCAGCTTGGTGTCATGCAGCTGAGGGGtcagctctgacacagcagtgCCAGCTGCTTGGATCTCACACATCAAAGTAATTACTCATGTCACACTGAATGACTCGCATCAATGAGCGTAATCTTTTAATTTTCATCAAGTCTGGCAAAACTCCAGTCTGCAAGTGCTCCAATAAATAAGTCATTAAGAAAAACATGTAATAAAAGCAGGTTTTTATGAATAAAGACGTTGATGTATAAATCAGATGGGATATTAATATTTCACTGGCATAGACTCCAGGAAGCCGACCTTCTCTGACCAGCTGTGGAGGTTGATCAGCTGTTATTGATGCCACTGAATGCTCCTTCATATATGAAGCAGTGAAGCTGACACCTCTATTATTTCCACAGCCAAAGTCCCCAGCCACACTATGAAGTCTGCCAAAGGAACCAGCAGTTGACGTACAGACGCCCTTACCCGCTGTACTCTGCCAGATCTCTGGGACACGACAGCCATCGGCTCCCACTGTGAGAAGACCCAGAGGCCCCGACGGAGGCTCCAGAGCCAAAACCCACCACCCTAGAACTGGAGAGGCAGCTGGGACTCACAGGTGTGaccactgagagagaggaaggtcTCTGGTACCTGCAACTGAAAACACAGTGTCTGTCTCACTTctacagatgaacacacacacacacacatatatacagataAAACTATGTATCTATAGGATACCAAACTAGTATTTTAAGTCTCCTCAATGACGTTGTTGTCATAAAAGTCATAAGTTCCAGAT
This genomic window from Pempheris klunzingeri isolate RE-2024b chromosome 17, fPemKlu1.hap1, whole genome shotgun sequence contains:
- the LOC139217162 gene encoding uncharacterized protein, giving the protein MPETAEAVSATLTTNRNCTIEIINASTRYCLINPKVYMSSGFCQHPPQPTVRSANTEVCSFTKDDNTATGAVGLLTYDLFHMHSRVCSERVAIMFSVPFDHNLYKNRLAVGVVEQSRACDKHLYNQLYDGKDLSNFARSETCGGGLEYKAPSVDLRASMSSTGKAIVKVELHDKMGH
- the apnl gene encoding actinoporin-like protein, producing the protein MTESAEAVAADVTSKRSVTIEISNLTNNYLFINPRVYLENGETYNPPQPTVCSLKTEVCTFTKSSGKATGSIGVLTYDLFERSQNDYAETLAIMFSVPWDYNLYKNWFAVGVYKRGRNCDKDLYKEMYYEKKQEEHGFVREEATGSGISYVGDYLDIKATMCPLGNSIMKVEVWPSLFKQKA